From Virgibacillus ihumii, the proteins below share one genomic window:
- a CDS encoding zinc-binding dehydrogenase gives MKALVKTELGFGNLEIQDKNEPQPGNGQVKIEVKYAGICGSDIHTYEGHYKVGVPVTLGHEFAGVVVEVGPDVTAFEVGDRVTSETTYYICGECEYCQAGDYNLCNHRKGLGTQQDGGFTNYLIARAKSVHKLPEGVSYKAAAMTEPLACTHHAVSKTEINEGDIAVVIGPGPIGLFTAQVAKSFGAKVIITGLTNDQVRLDKAKELGIDHVVNTQEKDVKELVALLTDGYGADIVFECSGAVPAAKQGLDLLRKKGQYCQVGIFPQADVSFDLEKIIQKEIRVVGSRSQKPADWGPSLELMNTGNVDAEAMITHEFDITEWDQAYQAIKGGEAIKVLLTPVE, from the coding sequence ATGAAGGCGCTAGTTAAAACCGAACTCGGATTTGGCAATCTGGAAATTCAGGACAAAAATGAACCGCAGCCCGGCAATGGCCAGGTCAAAATTGAAGTGAAATATGCCGGGATTTGCGGGTCGGATATTCACACGTACGAAGGTCATTACAAAGTAGGTGTACCGGTCACATTGGGCCATGAATTTGCTGGTGTTGTTGTGGAAGTCGGACCGGATGTGACAGCGTTCGAAGTTGGCGACCGTGTCACTTCTGAAACAACCTACTATATATGCGGCGAATGTGAATATTGCCAGGCTGGTGATTATAACTTATGCAATCATCGGAAAGGATTGGGCACGCAGCAGGATGGCGGCTTTACCAACTATCTGATTGCCAGAGCAAAAAGCGTGCACAAGCTTCCAGAGGGAGTCAGCTATAAAGCTGCGGCAATGACGGAGCCATTAGCATGCACGCACCATGCCGTATCCAAAACAGAGATTAACGAGGGTGACATTGCCGTTGTTATTGGGCCCGGTCCAATTGGATTGTTTACTGCACAAGTGGCAAAAAGTTTTGGCGCAAAAGTGATTATAACCGGTTTAACTAATGATCAGGTTCGTTTAGATAAAGCAAAAGAACTGGGGATCGACCATGTTGTAAATACGCAGGAAAAAGATGTGAAAGAATTGGTTGCTTTATTAACGGATGGCTATGGCGCGGATATCGTGTTTGAATGTTCTGGTGCGGTTCCGGCAGCGAAACAAGGGCTTGATCTGCTGCGGAAAAAAGGACAATACTGCCAGGTTGGAATTTTCCCGCAAGCCGACGTTTCATTCGACCTTGAAAAAATTATTCAAAAAGAAATTCGTGTTGTCGGCAGCAGAAGTCAAAAACCAGCTGACTGGGGCCCTTCATTGGAATTGATGAATACAGGAAACGTTGACGCCGAAGCGATGATTACGCATGAATTTGATATTACGGAATGGGATCAAGCATATCAGGCAATTAAAGGCGGCGAGGCAATAAAAGTACTGCTGACGCCTGTTGAGTAA